From the Budorcas taxicolor isolate Tak-1 chromosome 1, Takin1.1, whole genome shotgun sequence genome, one window contains:
- the ZNF619 gene encoding LOW QUALITY PROTEIN: zinc finger protein 619 (The sequence of the model RefSeq protein was modified relative to this genomic sequence to represent the inferred CDS: substituted 2 bases at 2 genomic stop codons) codes for MHLIIKQGLPREQVFYNCGECGRYFNQHSDLHQHQRIQMDKRPYKCKECGKAFSYNSKLSRHQKIHTGEKPYPCQECGQAFSQNLHLLQHQKLHGGEKPYECKDCGKTFSYNSKLIRHQXIHTGEKPFKCKECGKAFGCNYDRVIHERIHTGEKPYECKECGKSFSSNSVLIQHQRIHTREKPYKSKECSKAFRRSSLFLQHQRFHTGEKLYKCNECWKTFSCSSCFIVHQRIHTGEKPYECQECGKAFNQKITLVQHXQDHTGEKPYECKVCGKSFRWSTSFIHHQKLHTRKKPDQVTRPSPVKPCRPHFSPIPSVSPTCTTCPSHARGSPVLSTGTAASSFCASLPVALVNLLTRCQDLNRLRRQQYRDTPPLVGSAVGAQGRRDQPLALRNGAH; via the exons ATGCATCTCATTATTAAGCAGGGCCTCCCTAGAGAACAGGTATTTTATAATTGTGGTGAGTGTGGCAGATATTTCAACCAACATTCAGACCTTCACCAGCATCAGAGAATTCAGATGGACAAGAGGCCCTACAAATGCAAAGAATGTGGCAAAGCCTTCAGCTATAACTCAAAACTGTCACGGCACCAGAAGATCCACACTGGGGAGAAACCGTACCCTTGCCAGGAATGTGGACAAGCCTTCAGTCAAAACTTGCACCTCCTTCAGCATCAGAAACTCCACGGGGGAGAGAAGCCCTACGAATGTAAGGACTGTGGGAAAACCTTCAGCTACAACTCAAAACTTATCCGGCATCAGTGAATCCACACTGGGGAGAAACCCTTTAAGTGTAAGGAATGTGGGAAGGCTTTTGGGTGTAACTATGACCGCGTCATCCATGAGCGAATTCACACTGGGGAGAAGCCATACGAATGTAAGGAGTGTGGGAAAAGCTTCAGTTCAAATTCAGTCCTGATTCAGCATCAGAGGATCCACACCAGGGAGAAACCTTACAAAAGTAAGGAGTGCAGCAAGGCTTTCCGCCGAAGTTCACtgtttctccagcaccagaggTTCCACACTGGGGAAAAGCTCTATAAATGTAATGAATGTTGGAAAACTTTCAGTTGTAGCTCATGCTTTATAGTACATCAGAGAATCCACACTGGGGAGAAACCTTATGAATGCCAGGAGTGTGGGAAGGCGTTCAATCAGAAAATCACCCTGGTTCAGCACTAGCAAGATCACACTGGGGAGAAACCTTATGAGTGTAAAGTGTGTGGGAAATCCTTCAGATGGAGCACAAGTTTCATTCACCATCAGAAACTGCACACCAGGAAGAAACCCGACCAAGTTACAAGGCCATCCCCGGTGAAGCCCTGCCGCCCCCACTTCAGTCCTATCCCCTCCGTCTCCCCAACATGCACGACCTGCCCCAGCCACGCCAGGGGCTCCCCTGTCTTGTCCACGGGCACCGCTGCCTCCTCCTTCTGTGCCTCTCTTCCTGTTGCTCTTGTTAACTTGTTAACAAGAT GCCAAGATCTGAATAGATTAAGGCGTCAACAGTACCGCGACACGCCGCCCCTAGTCGGCTCAGCGGTTGGAGCACAAGGGCGGAGGGACCAGCCCCTAGCGCTGCGTAACGGCGCCCACTAG
- the RPL14 gene encoding 60S ribosomal protein L14 gives MVFRRFVEVGRVAYVSFGPHAGKLVAIVDVIDQNRALVDGPCTQVRRQAMPFKCMQLTDFILKFPHSARQKYVRKAWEKADINAKWAATRWAKKIEAREKKAKMTDFDRYKVMKARKMRNRLIKIEVKKLQKAALLKASPKKALAAKGAAAVAAAAAKVAAKKMTTEGKKAPAQKVPAQKAAGQKAAPPPKTQKGQKAPSQKAPAPKASGKKA, from the exons ATG GTGTTCAGGCGTTTCGTAGAGGTTGGCCGGGTGGCCTACGTCTCCTTTGGGCCTCATGCCGGGAAGCTGGTCGCGATTGTAGATGTTATTGATCAGAACAGG GCTTTGGTGGATGGACCTTGCACTCAAGTAAGGAGACAGGCTATGCCTTTCAAATGCATGCAGCTCACTGACTTCATCCTCAAGTTCCCACACAG TGCCCGCCAGAAGTATGTCCGGAAAGCCTGGGAGAAGGCAGATATCAATGCAAAGTGGGCAGCCACAAGGTGGGCCAAGAAGATTGAAGCCAGAGAAAAG AAAGCCAAGATGACAGATTTTGATCGTTACAAAGTCATGAAGGCAAGGAAAATG AGGAACAGACTAATCAAGATTGAAGTTAAGAAACTTCAAAAGGCAGCTCTCCTGAAAGCTTCTCCCAAGAAAGCCCTTGCTGCTAAGGGGGCAGCtgcagtagctgctgctgctgccaaggtTGCAGCAAAAAAGATGACCACTGAGGGTAAGAAGGCTCCAGCCCAGAAGGTTCCTGCCCAGAAAGCTGCAGGCCAGAAGGCAGCACCTCCTCCTAAAACTCAGAAGGGTCAGAAAGCTCCATCCCAGAAAGCACCTGCTCCAAAGGCATCTGGCAAGAAAGCATGA